From a single Rutidosis leptorrhynchoides isolate AG116_Rl617_1_P2 chromosome 5, CSIRO_AGI_Rlap_v1, whole genome shotgun sequence genomic region:
- the LOC139850168 gene encoding protein FAR1-RELATED SEQUENCE 11-like: MLCELVIWKMMQLFHVDLNEIPLEEVTEEERSLIEEEVDTNVLDLEKSFVGQCFLSEEEAFIFYKNYARINGFSVRKGRFDNKSGKKNRRDFVCHREGHPRVKLVDYSKKQRNRGSTRCDCKAHMRIKLRRINEIFPEEWQVTTFVMDHTHDLLSTREVRFLPSYRNITTEDKNRILLLKEPGLSVRQIMRVMELEKNIFSVLMKKSPQTILTDQDRWMTRAIVKEMPSTKHAFCIWHITSKFSSWFMSVLRSEYSNWCSDFYTLYKLDTVEEFEQQWPLVTTKYNLTNNKHVLGLYQIKTFWVPAYLREFFLGGMTTTGRSESINAFVKRFLSSRTSLTQFIRQVDLAIEDVEQKQLHDTMLEKYRGSNLRSVSPLEEQAHRFFTPFAFKKFQEQFGNAIQYLVPENDGSKFIVKHHKATRCHTVFWDGKVAMCTCKNFEFVGILCRHILCVFIHVGCFEIPSIYLHPRWSRNDIENDGACSSHQRSSLVDSDSYKDGELVFDEIDLVQCPIKSKTKGRPQQKRKKSGKELTKQARRCGRCKGFGHNITTCKETNIQLENNSSEVSTKRNKIDSENEELNPILSTKC, encoded by the exons ATGTTATGTGAATTGGTTATATGGAAG ATGATGCAACTATTTCACGTTGACTTGAATGAAATACCACTTGAAGAAGTCACTGAAGAAGAACGATCGCTTATTGAAGAAGAGGTTGATACGAATGTTTTAGATTTAGAAAAGTCATTTGTCGGTCAGTGTTTTCTTAGTGAAGAAGaggcatttattttctataaaaatTATGCTAGAATTAATGGATTTTCAGTTCGTAAAGGAAGGTTTGATAACAAATCTGGAAAAAAAAATAGACGCGACTTCGTTTGTCACCGTGAAGGACATCCTAGAGTCAAACTAGTTGATTACTCAAAAAAACAAAGAAACAGGGGTTCAACAAGATGTGATTGCAAAGCTCATATGCGTATAAAGTTGAGGAGAATTAACGAAATTTTTCCGGAAGAATGGCAAGTCACGACATTCGTTATGGATCATACTCATGATCTATTGTCTACTCGAGAGGTTCGTTTTCTTCCATCTTATCGTAACATTACAACTGAAGATAAAAATCGAATTCTCTTGTTAAAAGAACCCGGGTTGTCCGTTAGACAAATTATGCGTGTAATGGAGCTCGAAAAGAAT ATCTTTTCAGTACTTATGAAAAAGTCCCCGCAGACAATCTTAACGGATCAAGATAGATGGATGACTCGTGCAATTGTAAAAGAAATGCCTTCAACTAAACATGCATTTTGCATATGGCATATAACTTCTAAATTTAGTAGTTGGTTTATGTCGGTGTTAAGAAGTGAGTATTCAAATTGGTGTTCGGACTTCTACACCTTATATAAGTTGGATACAGTTGAAGAATTTGAGCAACAATGGCCACTTGTAACTACAAAATACAATCTCACCAATAATAAGCATGTTTTAGGTTTATATCAGATTAAAACTTTTTGGGTGCCGGCTTATCTTAGGGAATTTTTCTTAGGCGGCATGACAACTACCGGAAGATCAGAAAGTATCAATGCATTTGTAAAAAGATTTTTATCTTCTCGTACTTCCCTAACGCAGTTTATTAGACAA GTTGATCTTGCAATTGAAGACGTAGAGCAAAAACAATTACATGATACCATGTTAGAGAAGTATAGGGGGTCAAATTTGCGATCAGTTTCACCATTAGAAGAACAAGCTCATCGCTTCTTTACTCCATTCGCATTTAAGAAATTTCAAGAGCAGTTTGGTAATGCAATTCAATATTTGGTCCCTGAAAATGATGGCAGCAAGTTTATTGTCAAACATCACAAAGCAACACGTTGTCACACGGTCTTTTGGGATGGTAAAGTGGCTATGTGTACTTGCAAAAACTTTGAATTTGTTGGCATACTTTGTCGTCATATTTTATGTGTGTTTATCCATGTGGGTTGCTTTGAGATCCCTTCTATCTATTTGCATCCACGATGGAGCCGAAACGATATAGAAAATGATGGTGCATGTTCATCGCATCAACGATCAAGTCTTGTGGATTCAGACTCATATAAAGATGGTGAGCTTGTATTTGATGAAATTGATTTAGTTCAGTGCCCTATCAAATCTAAAACTAAAGGTCGACCACAACAAAAACGGAAGAAAAGTGGAAAAGAGTTGACAAAACAAGCAAGGCGTTGTGGACGATGCAAGGGTTTTGGTCACAATATTACCACTTGCAAAGAAACAAATATTCAGTTGGAAAACAATTCCTCAGAGGTATCTACTAAAAGAAATAAGATCGATTCAGAAAATGAAGAACTAAATCCTATTTTATCTACCAAATGTTAA